The following proteins are encoded in a genomic region of Limosilactobacillus reuteri subsp. reuteri:
- a CDS encoding NAD(P)-dependent oxidoreductase: MTKILMTSMRDDEQTAINEYAKEHNIEIITTPKLIDDAVELTADVDGLVIQQRSKVPADIYEKLHANGLKQIATRTAGFDMVDIKKANENDLVVTNVPAYSPRSVAEFALMQIFRLLRKTYRFDHQVAENDFRWFSDEQSTEIHTARIGIIGVGRIGGTLAKLLNALGATVLGYDTNPRTDLDGIVQFVSKEELLKQADVVSLHVDLNPTSKGLLTANDFVMMKPTAGLVNASRGPVVNTADLVTALKSGEIAAATLDTFEGEETVAAADRREKGLDDQPLVKELHEMDNVILTPHIAFFTNLAVKNMVDISLDDVMTILNSEKSPHEITL, from the coding sequence ATGACGAAAATCTTGATGACTAGTATGCGGGACGATGAACAAACCGCCATTAACGAATATGCGAAAGAACATAATATCGAAATCATCACAACGCCGAAATTGATTGACGATGCTGTTGAATTAACGGCCGATGTTGATGGACTCGTGATTCAGCAACGTAGTAAAGTTCCGGCTGATATTTATGAAAAGCTACATGCCAATGGTCTGAAACAAATTGCTACTCGGACCGCGGGATTTGACATGGTCGACATCAAAAAGGCTAACGAAAATGACTTAGTCGTCACCAATGTACCAGCATATTCACCGCGGAGTGTCGCCGAGTTTGCATTAATGCAGATTTTCCGGTTGCTTCGGAAAACTTACCGCTTTGACCACCAAGTCGCCGAAAATGACTTCCGCTGGTTTAGCGATGAACAGTCAACCGAAATTCACACGGCAAGGATTGGAATTATTGGGGTCGGGCGTATCGGCGGAACACTTGCTAAACTTCTTAATGCCCTCGGTGCCACTGTTCTTGGTTATGACACGAATCCGCGCACTGACCTCGATGGAATTGTCCAGTTCGTTTCTAAAGAAGAATTACTAAAGCAAGCCGATGTTGTTAGTCTCCACGTTGATCTAAACCCAACTTCTAAAGGTTTGCTGACCGCTAACGACTTTGTAATGATGAAACCAACTGCTGGTTTGGTCAATGCTAGTCGTGGTCCAGTCGTTAATACAGCTGACCTCGTCACAGCATTAAAATCTGGTGAAATCGCCGCGGCCACCCTCGATACCTTTGAAGGTGAAGAAACAGTTGCAGCTGCGGATCGCCGAGAAAAAGGGCTTGATGATCAGCCCCTTGTTAAAGAATTACACGAAATGGATAATGTCATTCTTACTCCCCATATTGCCTTCTTTACTAATTTAGCAGTCAAAAACATGGTGGATATTTCACTTGATGATGTGATGACAATCCTTAATAGCGAAAAATCACCACATGAAATCACCTTATAA
- a CDS encoding aminotransferase class I/II-fold pyridoxal phosphate-dependent enzyme has product MPATKKEILSRLNNNFAKLTPGGIREFDYQVSTIPGIIKLTLGEPDFNVPAAMKQAAIESINANDSHYAPGNGTFALRQAIAHFMQDRYKLEYDPKNEIAVTVGATEGIFASLSTIINPGDEIIIPTPTFPFYMAVTKILGGIPIEVDTSGDDFVLTPARLQSVLEEHPNAKGLVLNYPSNPTGVTYTQDQIKALADTVKSTNLIVIADEIYSELVYGATHTSIANYIPEQTLILNGASKSHAMTGYRIGFIAGPQELMKSVSAIHAMLVTAASNPAMAAAVAAFGTDEGKAATQEMKDAYEQRRDFVVNSLQKLGFELINPQGAFYVFAKIPEQYGNDDLKFATDLANEGKVAVIPGSFFGAGGQGYVRISYATSMENLTGALDNIAAFINKED; this is encoded by the coding sequence ATGCCAGCTACTAAAAAAGAAATCCTTAGTCGTCTTAACAATAATTTCGCTAAACTCACTCCTGGTGGGATCCGCGAATTTGACTATCAAGTCAGCACAATCCCTGGCATCATTAAACTAACATTAGGTGAACCAGACTTTAATGTGCCAGCCGCAATGAAGCAGGCCGCAATCGAAAGCATCAATGCCAATGATTCACACTATGCTCCGGGAAATGGGACTTTCGCACTTCGTCAAGCAATCGCTCACTTCATGCAAGATCGTTACAAACTGGAATACGATCCAAAAAACGAAATTGCTGTTACAGTTGGCGCAACAGAAGGAATTTTCGCTTCTCTTTCTACTATTATTAATCCCGGTGACGAAATTATCATTCCAACCCCAACTTTCCCCTTCTACATGGCTGTTACAAAGATTCTTGGTGGGATTCCGATTGAAGTTGATACAAGCGGCGATGATTTTGTTCTCACACCCGCAAGACTCCAAAGCGTACTAGAAGAACATCCTAATGCAAAGGGACTAGTTCTTAACTACCCCTCCAACCCAACTGGTGTTACTTACACCCAAGATCAAATTAAAGCACTAGCCGATACGGTTAAATCAACTAACCTGATTGTAATTGCAGATGAAATTTACTCTGAACTTGTTTACGGAGCTACTCATACTTCAATCGCTAATTACATCCCCGAACAAACGCTAATTTTAAATGGTGCCTCAAAATCACACGCAATGACTGGTTACCGAATTGGTTTTATCGCTGGGCCGCAAGAATTGATGAAATCGGTCAGTGCCATTCACGCAATGTTAGTAACCGCTGCTTCTAATCCAGCAATGGCCGCTGCAGTAGCCGCATTTGGTACTGACGAAGGAAAAGCAGCTACTCAAGAAATGAAAGATGCCTATGAGCAACGACGAGACTTTGTTGTTAATAGCCTCCAAAAATTAGGATTCGAGTTGATTAATCCTCAAGGAGCCTTCTACGTTTTTGCTAAGATTCCTGAACAATATGGTAATGATGACCTTAAATTTGCGACAGATCTTGCTAATGAAGGAAAAGTTGCTGTGATTCCCGGTTCCTTCTTTGGAGCTGGCGGCCAAGGATATGTTCGAATTAGTTACGCCACCAGTATGGAAAATCTAACCGGAGCTCTTGATAACATTGCGGCCTTCATTAATAAGGAGGATTAA
- a CDS encoding OsmC family protein, which produces MSKYKVTATKTTTGMQVSAGTRGFEITFDEPESTNTGMNPVEILLASFGACQAITAQALAKKRNFDLRAFWVTIEGDLGREDVADGKNVRKFTEIRYQPHLRSSESDEDIKKFLADVAAKCPVENTLTYGTKFVQDGFVKVD; this is translated from the coding sequence ATGAGTAAATATAAAGTAACAGCAACTAAGACAACAACGGGGATGCAAGTTTCAGCAGGTACCCGTGGTTTTGAAATTACCTTTGATGAGCCAGAAAGTACTAATACGGGGATGAATCCAGTAGAAATTCTTCTTGCGTCATTTGGTGCCTGTCAGGCAATCACTGCCCAAGCATTAGCTAAAAAGCGTAACTTTGACTTACGAGCTTTTTGGGTAACAATCGAGGGTGATCTTGGTCGTGAAGACGTTGCTGATGGCAAGAATGTTCGTAAGTTTACTGAGATCCGTTACCAACCACACCTACGCAGCAGCGAGTCTGATGAAGACATTAAGAAGTTTCTCGCTGACGTTGCCGCAAAGTGTCCCGTGGAAAACACTCTGACCTACGGAACGAAATTTGTTCAAGATGGATTTGTAAAAGTTGATTAG